The genome window AAAGTTTCGGCCTGATTAATGTCATCTTCTTTTCTACATATCGAGAATAATCTTCTCAAAAAGAAAAAATCTTTGCATATTATAGGTTCGATTCTTAAACCCGGACAATTCATAAAAAATATTCTTCATTATATATTGAGTCCGAAATCCCCTCTGCCTGTCGGCATCTCCCCTTATTAAGGGGAGAATTATACGCGGCTGTTTTTCTCTTTGTTAACCCCCTTAACAAGGGGGTCGCCGCCAAGCGGCGGGGGGATCTTATCCTTTAGTTTATGAATAGATCGGATTTGTGAAAGTAAAGATTGACTCAACTTTGGAGATTTCATGGCTGAAGCTGAGGAAAAAAATTTCGAGGCGCTGCTCAAGAGGCTGGAAGAGATCGTGGAAAAAATGGACAGCGGAGGTTTGAGTCTCGAAGAGTATCTTAACCTCTATGAAGAGGGGATGAAAAAGGCCGAAACCCTGACCGCGATGCTCGCCGAAGCCCGTGAGAAGGTAATGAAACTGGTAGTCGACAAGAACGGGAAACCCTCTATTGAACCTTTCGAAGGATGCAATGACAAGGATGAAGGATGAAAAAAAGCTTAAAGAAGACCGAATAAAGACTTTGGACTTTGGGCTTTGGGCTTTGGACTGTTCTTCTCCTTTGGAATACCTGGCGCTCCATAAAAGCCGCGTTGATGAATACCTTGACAGGTATCTGCTTCCGGAGACAGTCGAACCGGTAAGCATTCATCAGGCTATCCGGTACAGCGTTTTTTCCGGAGGAAAGCGTTTTCGCGCCGGGTTGTGC of Candidatus Latescibacter sp. contains these proteins:
- the xseB gene encoding exodeoxyribonuclease VII small subunit, encoding MAEAEEKNFEALLKRLEEIVEKMDSGGLSLEEYLNLYEEGMKKAETLTAMLAEAREKVMKLVVDKNGKPSIEPFEGCNDKDEG